The Caldalkalibacillus uzonensis genome has a segment encoding these proteins:
- a CDS encoding electron transfer flavoprotein subunit beta/FixA family protein: protein MNILVLMKRTFDTEEKVQIENNAIVDDGVEFVINPYDEYAVEEAIKLRDEHGGEVTVLTVGPAEAEKEIRTALAMGADKAILVEDEDLNGDEHTIAHVLAAIIKDREFDIILGGNVSVDNGAGQVAVRVAELLDIPQVTTITKLDINGHTAVAERDVEGDVEIVEVSLPALFTAQQGLNEPRYPSLPGIMKAKKKPLERLTVEDLNLNLDEIGAKTEVLEYFLPPEKQAGRILEGELTDQVQELVQLLRDEAKVV, encoded by the coding sequence ATGAACATTTTAGTGCTGATGAAACGCACCTTTGATACCGAAGAAAAAGTGCAAATTGAGAACAACGCCATCGTCGATGACGGCGTGGAGTTCGTCATCAACCCCTATGATGAATATGCCGTCGAAGAAGCGATCAAATTGCGGGATGAACATGGCGGGGAAGTGACCGTGCTCACCGTCGGTCCGGCTGAGGCCGAAAAAGAGATCCGCACCGCTCTGGCCATGGGTGCTGACAAAGCCATCCTGGTGGAAGATGAGGACTTAAACGGGGATGAGCACACCATCGCCCACGTCCTGGCTGCCATCATCAAAGACCGTGAATTTGACATTATTTTGGGCGGGAACGTCTCCGTGGACAACGGTGCCGGCCAAGTGGCTGTGCGCGTCGCTGAACTGTTAGACATTCCCCAGGTGACCACCATTACCAAACTGGACATTAACGGTCATACAGCTGTTGCTGAGCGGGATGTGGAAGGAGATGTGGAAATTGTCGAGGTGAGCCTGCCGGCGCTGTTCACAGCGCAACAAGGATTAAACGAGCCCCGCTACCCGTCCCTGCCCGGCATTATGAAAGCCAAAAAGAAACCGCTGGAGCGCTTAACCGTGGAGGACCTCAATTTGAACCTAGACGAGATCGGGGCCAAAACGGAAGTTTTGGAGTATTTCCTGCCGCCTGAAAAGCAAGCGGGACGCATTTTGGAAGGGGAACTGACAGATCAGGTCCAAGAATTGGTACAACTCTTGCGCGATGAGGCAAAAGTGGTTTAA
- a CDS encoding enoyl-CoA hydratase: MVYQHLALSRQDRIAVITLNRPPANALSPDLLEELDNVLTDIEQDPALKVVILHGEGRFFAAGADIKGFTTIQNAEEAEELAKKGQQLFNRMEAFPKPIIAAIHGAALGGGLELALACHLRLATPDAKLGLPELNLGIIPGFAGTQRLPRVVGKAKALEIILTSQPVNGEEAETLGLVNKCVSQDNLLNEALAIAKHMADKSAVSIAFSIEAVNYGEQHGLTEGQQKEAELFGRLFSTEDAKEGVQAFLEKRKPVFKDR, encoded by the coding sequence ATGGTCTATCAGCATCTTGCTTTGTCACGGCAAGACCGGATAGCTGTAATTACCCTTAATCGGCCGCCGGCCAATGCCCTGAGTCCAGATCTTCTCGAAGAATTGGACAATGTCTTGACAGATATTGAGCAAGATCCGGCATTGAAAGTCGTGATCTTGCACGGTGAAGGCAGGTTCTTTGCTGCAGGAGCAGACATCAAAGGTTTTACCACCATACAAAATGCAGAAGAGGCAGAAGAATTAGCCAAAAAAGGGCAACAGCTTTTCAACAGAATGGAAGCGTTCCCAAAACCGATCATTGCCGCTATTCATGGGGCAGCATTGGGCGGGGGATTGGAACTGGCACTGGCTTGCCATCTCCGCTTAGCCACACCTGATGCCAAACTTGGCTTGCCTGAACTGAACTTAGGCATCATTCCCGGATTTGCCGGCACTCAGCGCCTGCCACGTGTTGTCGGCAAGGCCAAAGCGCTGGAGATCATTTTAACCAGCCAGCCTGTTAACGGGGAGGAAGCCGAGACCTTGGGCTTGGTGAATAAATGTGTCAGCCAGGATAACCTGCTCAATGAAGCGCTGGCCATTGCTAAACATATGGCTGATAAAAGCGCTGTTTCCATCGCTTTCAGCATCGAAGCAGTAAACTACGGTGAACAACACGGCTTGACCGAGGGCCAGCAGAAAGAAGCCGAGCTGTTTGGCCGGTTGTTCTCCACAGAGGATGCCAAAGAAGGCGTACAAGCTTTCCTTGAAAAACGAAAACCGGTCTTTAAGGATCGTTAA
- a CDS encoding TetR/AcrR family transcriptional regulator produces MAKKTGEKYDAIINAAVKVIARHGYHQAQVSKIAREANVADGTIYLYFENKEDILISLFAEKMGQFVTVAEQTINEQTTVEEKLRTLIYMHFYQLAKDPDLAVVTQLELRQSDPALRQKINEILKHYLQLIDKLIQLGVKEGAFSPDIDPLLARYMIFGTLDESVTNWLLKERKYDLLSNVEPILRLLLHGLKSA; encoded by the coding sequence ATGGCAAAGAAAACAGGCGAAAAATACGATGCGATTATCAATGCAGCAGTCAAAGTTATAGCGCGGCATGGCTATCATCAGGCGCAAGTCTCCAAAATCGCCCGAGAGGCAAATGTGGCTGACGGGACAATCTATTTATATTTTGAGAACAAAGAAGACATCCTCATCTCTTTATTTGCAGAAAAAATGGGACAATTTGTTACTGTGGCTGAACAAACAATTAACGAGCAAACCACTGTTGAAGAGAAGTTGCGTACTTTGATTTATATGCATTTTTATCAACTGGCCAAGGATCCGGATTTGGCTGTGGTCACCCAACTTGAACTGCGCCAATCGGATCCGGCCTTGCGCCAAAAAATAAATGAAATCTTAAAACACTATTTGCAATTGATTGACAAGCTCATCCAACTGGGAGTTAAAGAGGGAGCCTTTTCCCCTGATATTGATCCGTTGCTGGCCAGGTATATGATTTTTGGCACCTTGGATGAGAGTGTCACCAACTGGCTGCTTAAGGAACGCAAATACGACTTGCTATCAAATGTAGAACCTATTTTACGCCTCTTGCTGCACGGGCTGAAATCAGCCTGA
- a CDS encoding long-chain-fatty-acid--CoA ligase, giving the protein MQKPWLKHYPPEIPATLEYPDRIVPDLLKEAYENKPNHIAIRFMGKQLTYAELYQAAVDCARALVKLGVKPGDRVSIMLPNCPQYVISYYGILMAGAVVVQTNPLYVERELEYQLNDAGAQTIIALDLVFPKIAKVQARTPLKNVIITSIKDYLPFPKNVLYPLVVKKKQGIQVNVEYGNTVHNFKKWLKTGEGVSLNISQSPDDVALLQYTGGTTGTPKGVMLTHRNLVVNTYQCKAWMYKAEYGQERSLGIVPLFHVYGMTVVMNISIAMASTMILVPKFEVDDALKTIDKERPTLFPGAPTMYIALINHPDVGKYDLSSIKACLSGSAPLPVEVKNKFEALTNGKLVEGYGLSETSPVTHANLIWGKNVVGSIGIPWPDTDVTVISPETGEPAATGEIGEIAIKGPQVMKGYWNRPEETEKVFKDGWFLTGDMGYMDEEGYFYIVDRKKDMIIAGGFNIYPREVEEVLYEHPAVQECAVIGVPDEYRGETVKAFIVRKEGKQVTEEELEQYCRSKLAAYKVPRIYEFRDELPKSMVGKVLRRVLVDEERKKAEQERDQNVGS; this is encoded by the coding sequence ATGCAAAAGCCCTGGTTGAAGCATTATCCGCCGGAAATTCCGGCCACACTGGAGTATCCAGATCGTATTGTGCCTGATTTATTAAAGGAAGCTTATGAGAACAAGCCCAATCATATCGCCATTCGGTTCATGGGCAAGCAGCTGACCTATGCCGAACTCTATCAAGCTGCTGTAGATTGTGCCCGCGCCCTTGTTAAACTGGGAGTAAAACCTGGTGACCGCGTCTCGATTATGCTGCCCAACTGTCCCCAATATGTGATTAGTTATTACGGCATTTTAATGGCTGGAGCCGTTGTGGTGCAGACCAATCCCTTGTATGTGGAGAGAGAATTGGAATATCAGTTGAATGATGCCGGTGCCCAAACCATTATTGCCTTGGATCTGGTGTTTCCCAAGATAGCCAAAGTACAAGCCAGGACACCACTGAAAAATGTGATTATTACCAGCATTAAAGATTATCTTCCGTTTCCCAAAAATGTGCTCTACCCCTTGGTCGTGAAAAAGAAACAAGGCATCCAGGTCAATGTGGAGTACGGCAATACCGTGCACAATTTTAAGAAATGGCTGAAAACAGGCGAGGGCGTGTCACTCAATATTTCCCAATCGCCTGACGATGTGGCGTTGTTGCAATATACAGGGGGGACCACCGGAACCCCCAAGGGTGTCATGCTCACTCACCGCAATCTGGTGGTCAACACCTACCAGTGCAAAGCTTGGATGTATAAAGCGGAGTATGGACAGGAGAGATCTCTGGGCATTGTTCCCCTTTTCCATGTATATGGCATGACTGTGGTGATGAACATCAGCATCGCTATGGCCTCAACCATGATTCTTGTTCCCAAGTTTGAGGTGGACGACGCCTTAAAAACGATCGACAAAGAGCGTCCCACCCTTTTTCCCGGTGCACCGACCATGTATATTGCTTTGATCAACCATCCGGATGTTGGCAAATATGATTTGTCTTCCATCAAAGCCTGTCTCAGCGGCTCCGCACCCTTGCCAGTCGAGGTGAAAAACAAATTTGAAGCACTGACCAATGGGAAATTGGTTGAAGGTTACGGTTTGTCAGAAACTTCACCTGTTACCCACGCCAACCTGATTTGGGGTAAAAATGTGGTGGGAAGCATCGGCATCCCTTGGCCTGATACCGATGTCACTGTTATTTCACCTGAAACGGGTGAACCTGCCGCTACTGGCGAAATCGGTGAAATTGCCATCAAAGGCCCGCAAGTGATGAAAGGATACTGGAACCGGCCAGAAGAGACGGAAAAGGTGTTCAAGGACGGTTGGTTCTTGACAGGTGACATGGGTTACATGGATGAAGAAGGTTACTTTTACATTGTGGACCGGAAGAAAGATATGATCATTGCTGGCGGCTTTAACATATACCCCCGGGAAGTGGAAGAGGTGCTGTATGAACATCCGGCAGTACAAGAATGTGCTGTCATAGGTGTTCCTGATGAGTACCGAGGTGAAACCGTTAAAGCCTTTATTGTCCGAAAGGAAGGCAAACAAGTAACTGAGGAAGAACTGGAACAGTATTGCCGGAGCAAACTAGCCGCTTATAAGGTTCCAAGAATATATGAATTTCGGGATGAACTGCCCAAGTCCATGGTGGGCAAAGTATTACGCCGCGTCTTAGTTGATGAAGAACGGAAAAAGGCTGAGCAAGAAAGGGACCAGAATGTAGGATCTTAA
- a CDS encoding endonuclease MutS2 — protein MQERTLQILEFDKIKKELAQHTASSLGKQKVADLVPCFDLAAVQKNQQATYEAATVLRLKGQVPLGGIRDIRPALRRAVIGSRLDVAELLDIAQTIAGGRKLKNFLEKVCAEQEALPHLEGLEQQVTPLREVEQAIRSCIDDHGDVLDSASPVLKQIRSRIRQAEQRVKRQLEQIIKSPAHQKMLQDPIVTIRQDRYCIPVKAEYRHHFGGMVHDQSASGATLFVEPEAVVSINNELREAKLQEEREIDRILTALTRQVGEVQEALAQNIQALAELDFLFAKAYYAKSIRAVQPKLNDQGYFKLVQARHPLIPAQDVVPTTFELGGGYTCMVITGPNTGGKTVTLKTLGLLTLMACAGLFIPAEEGSHVAVVSSVFADIGDEQSIEQSLSTFSSHMTNIVNILEQMDENSLLLFDELGAGTDPTEGAVLAMAILDHVHSRGARVVATTHYSELKAYAYSRPGVINASVEFDVESLQPTYRLLVGVPGRSNAFHIARRLGLREEIIETATSQISSDDRRIDHMLAELEASRKRAEQDRREAERLKQEVERLRQSLAKKEAQLEKEKERLVAEAKQQAGEKMARMLKEAEHIMDQLRQWQHQHQVVKEHQLIEAKKGLEQIKEATESRKVGITRSVVAQKRSQTFKAGDDVYVHTFGQKGQVLEKLSDQEYYVQLGIIKMKVKAGDMKKIKSKQSEQAALTRVQTKRETVSLELDIRGQTTDEAIAAVDKYLDDALLAGYQQVSIIHGKGTGQLRKGIQDFLRQHKRVKQFRLGGAGEGGSGVTVVTLK, from the coding sequence GTGCAGGAACGAACCTTACAAATATTGGAATTTGATAAAATCAAAAAGGAATTAGCCCAGCATACGGCCTCTTCTCTCGGAAAGCAAAAAGTGGCAGATCTGGTGCCTTGTTTTGATTTGGCCGCAGTTCAGAAAAACCAGCAAGCCACTTATGAAGCAGCCACTGTATTACGGCTAAAGGGGCAGGTGCCGTTGGGCGGCATCCGGGATATCCGCCCTGCGCTGAGAAGGGCGGTAATCGGCAGCCGTCTCGATGTGGCAGAACTACTGGATATTGCTCAAACCATTGCCGGGGGGCGGAAGCTGAAGAATTTCCTGGAAAAGGTGTGTGCAGAACAAGAGGCATTGCCCCATCTGGAAGGTTTAGAGCAACAGGTTACCCCGTTGAGAGAGGTGGAGCAGGCGATTAGGTCATGTATCGATGATCATGGGGATGTGCTGGATTCGGCCAGTCCGGTGTTAAAACAGATCAGGAGCCGGATTCGTCAGGCTGAACAGCGGGTAAAGCGTCAACTGGAACAGATTATCAAATCACCGGCTCATCAAAAAATGCTGCAAGATCCCATTGTGACCATTCGTCAAGACCGGTATTGTATCCCGGTCAAGGCAGAATACCGCCATCATTTTGGCGGTATGGTTCATGATCAATCGGCCTCCGGTGCCACCTTGTTTGTGGAGCCGGAAGCGGTGGTTTCCATTAACAATGAGCTGAGAGAAGCTAAACTACAGGAAGAACGAGAGATCGATCGCATCCTCACCGCTTTGACCCGCCAGGTGGGGGAAGTGCAGGAGGCATTGGCCCAAAATATACAAGCCCTGGCTGAGCTTGATTTTCTTTTCGCCAAGGCTTACTATGCCAAGAGCATCCGTGCCGTTCAGCCCAAGCTCAATGACCAGGGTTACTTTAAACTGGTTCAGGCCAGACATCCCTTAATTCCTGCCCAAGACGTGGTGCCGACCACTTTTGAATTGGGTGGCGGGTACACCTGCATGGTGATTACGGGTCCCAATACGGGGGGAAAAACAGTCACACTAAAAACATTGGGATTACTCACCCTTATGGCTTGTGCTGGATTGTTTATTCCAGCTGAAGAAGGGTCCCATGTGGCTGTTGTTTCCTCAGTCTTTGCCGATATTGGGGACGAGCAGAGTATTGAGCAAAGCTTAAGCACCTTCTCCTCCCACATGACCAACATTGTTAACATTTTGGAGCAGATGGATGAAAACAGTTTGCTCTTGTTTGATGAACTGGGAGCGGGCACAGACCCCACTGAGGGGGCCGTGTTGGCCATGGCCATTCTGGATCATGTCCATAGCCGGGGGGCACGTGTTGTGGCCACTACCCACTACAGTGAACTGAAAGCATATGCCTACTCCAGACCGGGGGTCATTAATGCCAGTGTGGAATTTGATGTGGAGAGTTTACAGCCAACTTACCGCCTACTGGTGGGGGTTCCTGGGCGGAGCAATGCCTTCCATATTGCCCGGAGGCTCGGTTTGCGAGAGGAGATTATTGAAACGGCCACAAGCCAGATCAGTAGCGATGACCGCCGCATTGATCATATGCTGGCTGAATTGGAAGCCAGCCGCAAACGGGCTGAACAGGACCGGCGGGAAGCTGAACGTTTGAAACAAGAAGTCGAGAGGCTCAGGCAGTCCCTGGCCAAGAAAGAAGCCCAGCTGGAAAAGGAGAAAGAACGGCTGGTGGCCGAAGCTAAACAACAAGCCGGGGAAAAAATGGCCCGCATGCTGAAAGAAGCGGAGCACATTATGGACCAGCTCCGCCAGTGGCAGCACCAGCACCAGGTGGTGAAAGAACACCAGCTGATTGAAGCCAAAAAAGGTTTGGAACAGATCAAGGAAGCAACGGAGAGCAGGAAGGTAGGCATTACTAGGTCCGTTGTTGCGCAGAAAAGATCTCAAACCTTTAAAGCAGGTGACGATGTATATGTGCACACCTTTGGCCAAAAGGGGCAAGTTCTGGAAAAACTGTCCGACCAAGAGTATTATGTTCAGCTGGGGATCATCAAAATGAAAGTCAAAGCTGGCGATATGAAGAAGATCAAGTCCAAGCAGTCTGAACAGGCTGCGTTAACCCGTGTACAGACAAAAAGGGAAACAGTCAGTCTGGAGCTGGATATTCGTGGCCAGACAACAGATGAGGCCATTGCTGCCGTAGACAAATATCTGGATGACGCGCTCCTGGCCGGCTACCAGCAGGTGTCCATTATTCACGGGAAAGGGACGGGACAGCTGCGTAAAGGCATTCAAGATTTTCTGCGACAGCACAAACGGGTAAAGCAATTCCGTTTGGGTGGAGCAGGGGAAGGCGGCAGCGGTGTCACCGTGGTCACACTGAAATAG
- a CDS encoding YugN family protein: MYAYEGSILENKAAQYEEVQEFLEQFGFVVGGGWEVDHGYFDKKLDAEPGYLYLRIPAFVERGSFGDPNAILRLGRPFLLRHKYQLANDDRVDVSVVNASINQFAEPQDPDASLRADEIEAGRTILARVEEAYRHQFGD; the protein is encoded by the coding sequence ATGTACGCTTATGAAGGATCCATACTGGAAAATAAAGCGGCCCAGTATGAGGAAGTACAAGAGTTCCTGGAACAATTTGGTTTTGTAGTGGGTGGCGGATGGGAAGTGGATCATGGTTACTTTGACAAAAAGCTGGATGCGGAGCCTGGTTATCTCTACCTGCGCATTCCTGCTTTTGTTGAACGGGGAAGCTTCGGAGATCCCAACGCGATTCTGCGGCTGGGCAGGCCATTTTTGCTGCGGCATAAATATCAACTGGCCAATGATGACCGTGTTGATGTTTCTGTCGTTAATGCCAGCATTAATCAGTTTGCTGAGCCCCAAGATCCTGATGCCTCCCTCAGAGCTGATGAGATTGAAGCAGGGCGTACGATTTTAGCTCGTGTGGAGGAGGCTTACCGCCACCAATTTGGAGATTAG